The Halorientalis sp. IM1011 genome window below encodes:
- a CDS encoding CheF family chemotaxis protein, translating to MSEGEQKLADDQGKFAQVVKDGRKLNDIEWESGRIILSNKRIVLVSNDGKRTIPLSDVDGLKGRIDVNQAIARVSGYISLQVGKDVTLVAPNDTESFKNKLYGALLNQQVILAKHPAVEGGVVQDTEWKKGRLKIGDERVELAVSDGQFVEIPLDDIGGVDEGNRTVMGDERLVLEVEHTEDGDTSVQTHISGTRRHCAFLRSLLREGEQRAEVNADLSEREHEVLMALYSGVSPFEIPNFVGMDVEKVEEVYDRLIELEILEEVRVRKEVRLKARGRHIASDVMDDR from the coding sequence ATGAGCGAGGGTGAACAGAAACTCGCCGACGACCAGGGGAAGTTCGCGCAGGTCGTCAAGGACGGGCGCAAGCTCAACGACATCGAGTGGGAGAGCGGCCGCATCATCCTCTCGAACAAACGGATCGTCCTCGTCAGCAACGACGGCAAGCGGACCATCCCCCTCTCGGACGTCGACGGCCTCAAGGGCCGAATCGACGTCAATCAGGCCATCGCCCGCGTGTCGGGATACATCTCCCTGCAGGTCGGCAAGGACGTGACGCTGGTCGCCCCCAACGACACGGAGTCGTTCAAGAACAAACTCTACGGCGCCCTCCTCAACCAGCAGGTGATCCTCGCGAAACACCCCGCCGTCGAGGGCGGTGTCGTCCAGGACACCGAGTGGAAGAAAGGCCGACTCAAGATCGGGGACGAACGGGTCGAACTCGCCGTCTCCGACGGTCAGTTCGTCGAGATCCCTCTCGACGACATCGGCGGCGTCGACGAGGGGAATCGGACGGTCATGGGCGACGAACGCCTCGTGCTCGAGGTCGAACACACCGAAGACGGCGACACGAGCGTCCAGACCCACATCTCCGGGACGCGTCGCCACTGTGCCTTCCTCCGGAGCCTCCTGCGGGAGGGCGAACAGCGCGCGGAAGTCAACGCCGACCTCTCGGAACGGGAACACGAGGTGTTGATGGCGCTGTACTCGGGCGTCTCGCCGTTCGAGATTCCCAACTTCGTGGGGATGGACGTCGAGAAGGTCGAGGAGGTGTACGACCGGCTGATCGAACTCGAAATTCTGGAGGAGGTCCGGGTTCGCAAGGAAGTTCGACTGAAAGCCCGCGGCCGACACATCGCAAGCGACGTGATGGACGACCGGTAG
- a CDS encoding HEAT repeat domain-containing protein, which produces MSLYQLERDGEVEGLKSVLRTSENPEVRARAAEILGDFDAETLEGHDAVTPLVDLAQSAESDRVTAAAIDALNQLGTDAMEALIAEMAGLNLNEDQQADWAKAKAFAKALSSDVPELRMAAANALGELGKTDVLPTLLESLDDPDPRVRARVARACGRLEDARATDALIERLSDPKAEVRREAAEALGAIGNRQALTALLDMFDDERGPIRRIAVGAMGNFGDARPVEGLVSALSDDDASVRRAAVYSIIELLSNVPTDQSHEIRETVVEQLNRTDDRSVLVPMIDILEESTQNRQRRNTAWLLGRVADEDSAGYGRIVEALVETLEDDDQMTAQFAATSLAEIGGTRVETRLLDVVDDTSYAESVRAQAVFTLGKVGGERSRKRLDDLIDTTESEQLRKKAFSAISKLGGRGVQ; this is translated from the coding sequence ATGTCACTCTATCAGCTCGAGCGCGACGGCGAGGTCGAGGGGCTGAAGTCGGTGCTCCGGACCAGCGAGAACCCCGAGGTCCGGGCACGGGCCGCCGAGATCCTCGGTGACTTCGACGCGGAGACGCTGGAGGGTCACGACGCGGTGACCCCGCTGGTGGACCTGGCCCAGTCGGCCGAGAGCGACCGCGTGACTGCCGCCGCCATCGACGCCCTGAATCAACTGGGGACCGACGCGATGGAAGCGTTGATCGCCGAGATGGCCGGCCTGAATCTGAACGAGGACCAGCAGGCCGACTGGGCGAAGGCCAAGGCCTTCGCGAAGGCGCTGTCGTCCGACGTGCCCGAGTTGCGGATGGCCGCCGCCAACGCGCTGGGCGAACTCGGGAAGACCGACGTGTTGCCCACGTTGCTGGAGTCGCTGGACGATCCCGACCCCCGCGTCCGGGCGCGTGTCGCCCGCGCCTGCGGCCGGCTGGAGGACGCCCGCGCGACCGACGCCCTGATCGAGCGCCTGTCGGACCCGAAAGCCGAGGTGCGCCGGGAGGCCGCCGAAGCGCTCGGGGCGATCGGCAACCGGCAGGCCCTGACGGCGCTTCTGGACATGTTCGACGACGAGCGCGGACCGATCCGGCGCATCGCCGTCGGCGCGATGGGGAACTTCGGGGACGCCCGTCCCGTGGAGGGATTGGTCTCGGCGCTGTCGGACGACGACGCGTCGGTGCGCCGGGCCGCGGTGTACTCGATCATCGAGCTCCTCTCGAACGTGCCGACCGACCAGAGCCACGAGATCCGCGAAACCGTCGTCGAACAGCTCAACCGGACCGACGACCGGAGCGTCCTCGTCCCGATGATCGACATCCTCGAAGAGAGCACCCAGAACCGTCAGCGGCGCAACACCGCGTGGCTGCTGGGGCGGGTCGCGGACGAGGACAGCGCGGGCTACGGCCGGATCGTCGAGGCGCTGGTCGAGACCCTGGAGGACGACGACCAGATGACCGCGCAGTTCGCCGCGACGAGTCTCGCCGAAATCGGCGGTACACGGGTCGAGACTCGCCTGCTCGACGTGGTCGACGACACCAGCTACGCCGAGAGCGTTCGGGCACAGGCGGTGTTCACACTCGGAAAGGTCGGCGGCGAGCGCTCGCGCAAGCGACTCGACGACCTCATCGACACGACCGAGAGCGAACAGCTCAGGAAGAAGGCCTTCTCGGCCATCTCGAAACTCGGCGGGAGGGGTGTCCAGTGA
- a CDS encoding protein-glutamate O-methyltransferase CheR → MTDSRQESREAFDDLLGYIQRDVGFETGFYNDAYLDRRITARMRRTGADSYEEYQRQLIDDGGEQAQLLDSLSINVTGFFRNPEAWSGIRDVLRRLTDERRTVRAWSAPCADGREPYSLAMLALDDPEIDERRLSVLGTDISDDSLNVAREGVYETSQTTDIGDELAPLADSTGYVEQDGDRFQVKDRVKDLVEFENHDLIRGDPKHDFDLVLCRNLLIYIDSEYKVPIFETIEGSLRGDGFLVIGMTETLPYECRDTFEPFDKRNRIYRKA, encoded by the coding sequence ATGACCGACAGCAGGCAGGAGTCCCGCGAGGCCTTCGACGACCTCCTCGGGTACATCCAGCGCGACGTGGGATTCGAGACCGGCTTCTACAACGACGCCTATCTCGACCGGCGGATCACCGCCCGGATGCGCCGGACCGGTGCCGACAGCTACGAGGAGTATCAGCGCCAACTGATCGACGACGGCGGCGAGCAGGCCCAGTTGCTCGACTCGCTGTCGATCAACGTCACCGGCTTCTTCCGCAACCCCGAGGCCTGGAGCGGCATCCGGGACGTGCTGCGGCGGTTGACCGACGAGCGCCGGACGGTCCGGGCCTGGAGCGCCCCCTGTGCCGACGGCCGGGAACCGTACTCGCTCGCGATGCTCGCGCTCGACGACCCGGAGATCGACGAACGCCGCCTCTCGGTCCTGGGCACCGACATCAGCGACGACTCCCTGAACGTCGCTCGCGAGGGCGTCTACGAGACCTCCCAGACGACCGACATCGGCGACGAACTCGCCCCGCTGGCCGACTCGACGGGCTACGTGGAACAGGACGGCGACCGGTTCCAGGTGAAAGACCGGGTGAAAGACCTCGTCGAGTTCGAGAACCACGACCTCATCCGGGGCGATCCCAAGCACGACTTCGACCTGGTGCTCTGTCGGAACCTGCTGATCTACATCGATTCGGAGTACAAGGTGCCCATCTTCGAGACCATCGAGGGATCGTTGCGTGGTGACGGCTTCCTCGTCATCGGGATGACCGAGACGCTCCCCTACGAGTGCCGGGACACCTTCGAACCGTTCGACAAGCGCAACCGCATCTACCGCAAGGCATAA
- the cheA gene encoding chemotaxis protein CheA, translating to MEDQYLDAFIRESEEAITELNNSLLALESDPEDEQAMESIFRKAHTLKGNFGAMGFEDASDLAHAIEDLLDEMREGEMEVTPERMDMIFAGVDQIEVIVGEIEADGESSTDTSEMVAEIRGVLEDGSEAAEDDGTEEADDEQAAGSDADDAAEVSDDPDGDGSVEVDTAMFADASVDADEAYQIRVEIGDSNMKGVDGMLAVEAVADTFGLLAAEPARAEIEDGEYEAGFDLLVDAPDVDVLRGSLERVSKIDAYAVEVVDGFADGEDDGDDGGATAASTDSSVDEIKSVRVDVDRLDELHGQVEQLVTSRIKLRRAVDDGDTDAASENLNELDKISANLQNTVMDMRLIPLKKVVGKFPRLVRDLARELDKEVNFEIEGEDIELDRTILTEISDPLMHILRNSVDHGIEPPEERERTGKPREGTVELRATRERDHVIIEVEDDGAGLAVEDIRQQALEHGVRSEEELDRMEDGEIYDLAFHPGLSTKEEVTDTSGRGVGMDVVHDTVTQLDGSVSVDSEPGEGTTVSLRLPVTMAIVKVLFVQVGDEQYGVPIKNIDEISQKNGTKVINGEEVVEHDGDIYPIVDIAEAFDVPDAKENGDGMLVRIRESERQVALKCDAVTQQEEVVVKPLEGILSGTPGLSGTAVLGDGNIVHILDVVTL from the coding sequence ATGGAGGACCAGTATCTCGACGCGTTCATCCGCGAAAGCGAGGAAGCGATCACCGAACTGAACAACTCCCTGCTCGCCCTGGAGTCCGACCCGGAAGACGAGCAGGCGATGGAGTCGATCTTCCGAAAGGCCCACACGCTGAAGGGCAACTTCGGCGCGATGGGCTTCGAGGACGCGAGCGACCTCGCCCACGCCATCGAGGACCTCTTAGACGAGATGCGCGAGGGGGAGATGGAGGTCACCCCCGAGCGGATGGACATGATCTTCGCCGGCGTCGACCAGATCGAGGTCATCGTCGGAGAGATCGAAGCCGACGGAGAATCGTCGACCGACACCTCCGAGATGGTCGCCGAGATCCGGGGGGTTCTGGAGGACGGCTCCGAAGCCGCCGAAGACGACGGGACCGAGGAGGCCGACGACGAGCAAGCGGCCGGCAGCGACGCCGACGACGCGGCGGAGGTGAGCGACGACCCCGACGGTGACGGGAGCGTCGAAGTCGACACCGCGATGTTCGCCGACGCGAGCGTCGACGCCGACGAGGCCTACCAGATCCGTGTCGAGATCGGCGACAGCAACATGAAAGGCGTCGACGGCATGCTCGCGGTCGAGGCAGTCGCCGACACCTTCGGACTCCTGGCGGCCGAACCCGCCCGGGCCGAGATCGAGGACGGCGAGTACGAGGCCGGGTTCGATCTGCTGGTGGACGCCCCCGACGTCGACGTGTTGCGGGGAAGCCTCGAACGGGTCTCCAAGATCGACGCCTACGCGGTCGAGGTGGTCGACGGGTTCGCCGACGGCGAGGACGACGGCGACGACGGCGGTGCCACGGCGGCCTCGACGGACTCCTCCGTCGACGAGATCAAGTCCGTCCGGGTGGACGTGGACCGACTGGACGAACTCCACGGGCAGGTCGAACAGCTCGTGACCAGCCGGATCAAGCTCCGCCGGGCCGTCGACGACGGCGACACGGACGCCGCCAGCGAGAACCTCAACGAACTGGACAAGATCAGCGCCAACCTCCAGAACACCGTCATGGACATGCGCCTGATCCCGCTGAAGAAGGTCGTGGGCAAGTTCCCGCGACTCGTCCGGGACCTGGCGCGAGAACTCGACAAGGAGGTGAACTTCGAGATCGAGGGCGAGGACATCGAACTCGACCGGACGATCCTCACCGAAATCTCGGACCCCCTGATGCACATCCTGCGGAACTCCGTCGACCACGGGATCGAACCCCCCGAGGAACGCGAACGGACGGGCAAACCCCGCGAGGGGACCGTCGAGTTGCGGGCAACCCGTGAACGGGATCACGTCATCATCGAGGTCGAGGACGACGGCGCGGGGCTTGCCGTCGAGGACATCCGCCAGCAGGCGCTGGAACACGGCGTCCGGAGCGAGGAGGAACTCGATCGGATGGAGGACGGCGAGATCTACGACCTGGCTTTCCACCCCGGCCTCTCGACGAAGGAGGAGGTCACCGACACCAGTGGGCGCGGCGTCGGGATGGACGTGGTCCACGACACCGTCACGCAACTGGACGGGTCGGTCTCGGTCGACTCCGAGCCCGGCGAGGGGACGACCGTCTCGCTTCGCCTGCCCGTGACGATGGCCATCGTCAAGGTCCTGTTCGTGCAGGTCGGCGACGAGCAGTACGGCGTCCCGATCAAGAACATCGACGAGATCAGCCAGAAGAACGGGACGAAGGTGATCAACGGCGAGGAAGTCGTCGAACACGACGGCGACATCTACCCGATCGTCGACATCGCCGAGGCGTTCGACGTGCCCGACGCGAAGGAAAACGGCGACGGCATGCTCGTCCGCATCCGGGAGTCCGAACGGCAGGTCGCACTGAAGTGTGACGCCGTCACCCAGCAGGAGGAAGTCGTCGTCAAACCCCTGGAGGGCATCCTCAGCGGGACGCCCGGCCTCTCGGGAACTGCCGTCCTCGGAGACGGCAACATCGTCCACATCCTCGACGTGGTGACTCTCTGA
- the cheB gene encoding chemotaxis-specific protein-glutamate methyltransferase CheB produces the protein MPKRPTRAVVTDDSHFMRSVISDMLEESGVEVVAEARNGHEAVRAVREHEPDVVTMDVEMPEMNGIEAVEEIMAENPTPVLMLSAHTDENADVTFEALEKGAVDFFTKPGGEVSMEMSRLADQLTEMVQSVADVDVSVGPGTDATTPQEAYTEAVEAAETATPASATGEASSVTKPDASYVDRPTLLLGSSTGGPTVVEQIMAELPLEADLRVLIVQHMPDGFTSRFAERLDGRSDYDVREATDGARIGGGEALVAAGGKHMDVTNYARGRLRVACTETAPENSVRPAVDVTMRSAADCITDPMVAVILTGMGTDGAEGVRAVAQAGGHVIAQDEASSAVYGMPKRAVETGVVDDELALESITDAVLEAITEA, from the coding sequence ATGCCGAAACGCCCGACACGGGCCGTCGTCACGGACGATTCGCACTTCATGCGCAGCGTCATCTCCGACATGCTCGAGGAGAGCGGCGTCGAGGTCGTCGCCGAGGCGCGGAACGGCCACGAGGCCGTCCGGGCCGTCCGCGAACACGAACCCGACGTCGTGACCATGGACGTGGAGATGCCCGAGATGAACGGCATCGAGGCCGTCGAGGAGATCATGGCCGAAAACCCCACACCGGTGCTCATGTTGTCGGCCCATACCGACGAGAACGCCGACGTGACCTTCGAGGCCCTGGAGAAGGGCGCAGTCGACTTCTTCACCAAGCCCGGCGGCGAGGTCTCGATGGAGATGTCGCGTCTGGCGGACCAGCTGACGGAGATGGTCCAGTCGGTCGCCGACGTCGACGTGAGCGTCGGGCCTGGCACCGACGCGACCACGCCCCAGGAAGCCTACACCGAGGCCGTCGAAGCGGCCGAGACGGCGACACCCGCGAGCGCGACAGGGGAGGCCAGCAGCGTCACGAAACCGGACGCGTCGTACGTCGATCGTCCGACGCTGTTGCTGGGCTCCTCGACGGGCGGACCGACCGTGGTCGAGCAGATCATGGCCGAGCTCCCCCTGGAGGCGGATCTGCGCGTGTTGATCGTCCAGCACATGCCCGACGGCTTCACGAGCCGGTTCGCAGAACGGCTCGACGGCCGTAGCGACTACGACGTGCGCGAGGCGACCGACGGGGCACGCATCGGCGGCGGCGAGGCGCTCGTGGCGGCTGGCGGCAAACACATGGACGTCACCAACTACGCCCGCGGGCGACTCCGCGTGGCGTGTACGGAGACAGCGCCGGAGAACAGCGTTCGCCCGGCCGTCGACGTGACGATGCGGAGCGCCGCCGACTGCATCACCGACCCGATGGTCGCCGTCATCCTGACCGGCATGGGGACCGACGGTGCCGAGGGCGTCCGGGCTGTCGCGCAGGCGGGCGGTCACGTGATCGCCCAGGACGAGGCGAGTTCCGCGGTGTACGGCATGCCGAAACGAGCCGTCGAGACAGGCGTCGTCGACGACGAACTCGCGCTGGAGTCGATCACCGACGCCGTACTCGAGGCGATTACGGAGGCCTAA
- a CDS encoding chemotaxis protein CheW: MSQATPTDTVEATGQVLEFELGPETYCVDIDYVTEIVDVGELTGLPNAPDYVRGVMDLRGRTTAIVDPKSIFDIDGTDADGQRIIVFDPEIIGDRKAAGWLVDEVRQVVKLDSDTIEAAPDGGREAVRGVINHEDDDRGFVIWVDPQAVHR, translated from the coding sequence ATGTCACAGGCGACACCGACGGACACCGTCGAGGCGACCGGACAGGTCCTGGAGTTCGAACTGGGGCCGGAGACGTACTGCGTCGACATCGACTACGTGACCGAGATCGTCGACGTCGGCGAGTTGACGGGGCTGCCGAACGCGCCCGACTACGTGCGAGGCGTGATGGACCTGCGCGGGCGGACGACGGCCATCGTCGACCCGAAGTCGATCTTCGACATCGACGGGACCGACGCCGACGGCCAGCGGATCATCGTGTTCGATCCGGAGATCATCGGCGACCGCAAGGCTGCGGGGTGGCTCGTCGACGAAGTCCGCCAGGTCGTCAAACTCGATTCCGACACCATCGAGGCCGCACCCGACGGCGGCCGCGAGGCGGTTCGGGGCGTTATCAACCACGAGGACGACGACAGGGGGTTCGTGATCTGGGTCGATCCCCAGGCCGTCCACCGGTGA
- a CDS encoding ATPase domain-containing protein codes for MIELTKTGIDGLDQILNGGIVTNSTTLVSGNPGAGKSILGLQYIYNGVEMFDEKGIYLSFEENEQDIREAAESIGFENWADHVESGDIKVFDKQVLLRENDFTSSLDLLLDDIQDEDYQRMVLDSLTMFQLFFENEQEKRTYLLKFTDILRQNELTTLMTNEQGAVFPDTDIGLENYLTDGNIYLIQTPTESGVNRYVWVAKMRKQNIETDIFPMEIEHGGITVHQNASAFSMMSEDESPI; via the coding sequence ATGATCGAGCTAACGAAGACGGGGATCGACGGACTCGACCAGATCCTCAACGGTGGGATCGTCACGAACTCGACGACGCTGGTCAGCGGGAATCCGGGGGCGGGCAAGTCCATCCTGGGACTCCAGTACATCTACAACGGCGTCGAGATGTTCGACGAGAAGGGGATCTACCTGTCCTTCGAGGAGAACGAACAGGACATCCGTGAAGCCGCGGAATCCATCGGCTTCGAGAACTGGGCCGACCACGTCGAGAGCGGCGACATCAAGGTGTTCGACAAGCAGGTGCTGCTCCGGGAGAACGACTTTACTTCTTCGCTGGACCTGTTGCTCGACGACATCCAGGACGAGGACTACCAGCGGATGGTACTCGATTCGCTGACGATGTTCCAGCTCTTCTTCGAGAACGAACAGGAGAAACGAACCTACCTGCTGAAGTTCACCGACATCCTCCGGCAGAACGAACTGACGACGCTGATGACCAACGAACAGGGAGCCGTCTTCCCCGACACCGACATCGGCCTCGAGAACTACCTCACCGACGGGAACATCTACCTGATCCAGACCCCCACGGAGTCCGGCGTCAACCGCTACGTCTGGGTGGCGAAGATGCGCAAACAGAACATCGAGACCGACATCTTCCCCATGGAGATCGAACACGGCGGGATCACCGTCCACCAGAACGCCAGCGCGTTCTCGATGATGAGTGAGGACGAATCGCCGATCTGA
- a CDS encoding helix-turn-helix domain-containing protein, with protein MPPAEILRTLGNKYSAEILEATDEPQSAQGLSEELDIPIATCYRRIDELTEHDLLELHDNILSDDRRRIKVYRRNVDEITVDFSGELSVAVEERSEVTNKLDEAWRTLSES; from the coding sequence ATGCCACCTGCTGAGATTCTACGAACGCTTGGAAACAAGTACAGTGCCGAGATTCTGGAGGCCACGGACGAGCCCCAGTCGGCACAGGGGTTGAGCGAGGAACTCGACATACCCATCGCCACCTGCTACCGCCGGATCGACGAGTTGACCGAGCACGATCTGCTCGAACTCCACGACAACATCCTCTCGGACGACCGGCGTCGGATCAAGGTCTACCGGCGCAACGTCGACGAGATCACCGTCGACTTCTCGGGGGAACTCTCGGTGGCCGTCGAAGAGCGGTCGGAAGTGACCAACAAACTCGACGAGGCCTGGCGGACGCTCTCGGAGAGCTAA
- a CDS encoding archaellin/type IV pilin N-terminal domain-containing protein, with translation MFEIFREDEDKGQVGIGTLIVFIAMVLVAAIAAGVLINTAGFLQSQSEETGEQSSQQVTNRLQVQQSSGLVEDNGGALTVGGVEMIATKAPGAEDIDLTGVSIQWVDDSGTYDLVHADVIDAEGNNADGAFDHVGIKDQDNSLGGDVPVINSPDDRAKLVISIGDEYTQDSAFPSDAIRSDTTGLQEGDTVTLRITTQSGSVSTVRLVVPESLSGKSAATL, from the coding sequence ATGTTCGAGATATTCAGAGAAGACGAAGACAAGGGTCAGGTCGGTATCGGGACCCTCATCGTGTTCATCGCGATGGTCCTCGTCGCGGCGATCGCGGCGGGCGTCCTGATCAACACGGCCGGCTTCCTGCAGAGTCAGTCAGAAGAGACCGGTGAACAGAGCAGTCAACAGGTCACCAACCGGCTGCAGGTCCAGCAGTCGAGCGGACTGGTCGAGGATAACGGCGGCGCCCTGACCGTGGGCGGCGTCGAGATGATCGCCACCAAGGCCCCCGGTGCGGAGGACATCGACCTCACGGGAGTGTCGATCCAGTGGGTCGACGACTCCGGGACGTACGACCTCGTCCACGCTGACGTGATCGACGCCGAGGGGAACAACGCCGACGGGGCGTTCGACCACGTCGGAATCAAGGACCAGGACAACTCGCTCGGCGGGGACGTCCCGGTCATCAACAGTCCCGACGACCGGGCGAAGCTGGTGATCAGCATCGGTGACGAGTACACCCAGGATAGCGCCTTCCCGTCGGACGCGATCCGCAGCGACACTACGGGCCTCCAGGAGGGTGACACGGTGACGCTCCGTATTACCACCCAGTCCGGGTCCGTCTCGACCGTCCGTCTGGTCGTCCCCGAATCGCTGAGTGGCAAGTCCGCCGCCACGCTCTAA
- the cheY gene encoding chemotaxis protein CheY has protein sequence MSEVLIADDSEFMRNLLREILEEDHQIVGEVENGVEAVEVYKEERPDLVMMDIVMPIRDGIEATDEIKNGDPEATVIMCTSVGQEEKMKEAVKAGADGYITKPFQKPSVIEAIEDAVGA, from the coding sequence ATGTCAGAAGTACTGATCGCGGACGATTCGGAGTTCATGCGGAACCTGCTGCGGGAGATTCTGGAGGAGGACCACCAGATCGTCGGGGAGGTGGAGAACGGCGTCGAGGCCGTGGAGGTCTACAAGGAGGAGCGGCCGGATCTGGTGATGATGGACATCGTGATGCCGATCCGGGACGGGATCGAGGCGACAGACGAGATCAAGAACGGTGATCCGGAGGCGACGGTCATCATGTGTACCAGCGTCGGGCAGGAAGAGAAGATGAAGGAGGCGGTCAAGGCCGGCGCTGACGGGTACATCACGAAGCCCTTCCAGAAGCCGAGCGTGATCGAGGCGATCGAGGACGCGGTCGGGGCGTAG
- a CDS encoding chemotaxis protein CheC, translating to MEVDIQSLETVNQLASEGAQRATAMLAQMTGIQADVEVTKISLTDRADIGEELTGHELVGIDFDLEGGLVGDTTLVFEAACTGPIVEALPGDGAGDGMIESSVEEIGNIMMSGFIDGWADFLGTTIEHSPPRYVEATGADVLPAAEDPAEQVFVFKNHIEWPGEDLSFYIYMLPASDRLTELMSDLGTGGDAIPVDKLSVFNDMTREGTRKAARNVTEMTGIETRAEVTQISFAPVEDVPKQVDNRPCVGTAVEFSGTPSGYLMVLFDEESATAVAEALMPMEPDGEGFTDMHESAIEEMGNIMTSGFIDGWANVLQTSIDHTPPRVVHDMGRAIIDPLAAQVGQHQEHAFIIESRMQTEDLEFGCEIHALPDDAELRQALAELDVERSEETEPDVERIFE from the coding sequence ATGGAAGTCGATATCCAGTCGCTCGAGACGGTCAACCAGCTCGCATCCGAGGGGGCCCAGCGAGCGACGGCCATGCTGGCCCAGATGACGGGTATCCAGGCCGACGTGGAGGTGACCAAGATCTCCCTCACGGACCGGGCGGACATCGGCGAGGAACTCACCGGCCATGAACTGGTCGGGATCGACTTCGATCTGGAGGGCGGGCTGGTCGGCGATACGACGCTCGTGTTCGAGGCGGCCTGTACCGGCCCCATCGTCGAGGCGCTCCCGGGCGATGGGGCCGGCGACGGGATGATCGAGTCGAGCGTCGAGGAGATCGGCAACATCATGATGAGCGGTTTCATCGACGGGTGGGCCGACTTCCTCGGGACGACGATCGAACACTCGCCGCCGCGGTACGTCGAGGCGACGGGCGCGGACGTGCTCCCGGCCGCCGAGGATCCGGCCGAACAGGTGTTCGTGTTCAAAAACCACATCGAGTGGCCGGGTGAGGATCTCAGTTTCTACATCTACATGCTGCCGGCTTCCGACCGGCTGACCGAACTGATGAGTGACCTCGGGACCGGTGGTGACGCCATCCCGGTCGACAAGCTATCGGTGTTCAACGACATGACCCGGGAGGGCACCCGCAAAGCCGCCCGGAACGTCACCGAGATGACCGGCATCGAGACCCGCGCGGAGGTGACCCAGATCAGTTTCGCGCCGGTCGAAGACGTCCCCAAACAGGTCGACAACAGGCCCTGCGTCGGGACGGCCGTCGAGTTCTCCGGGACGCCGAGTGGCTACCTGATGGTGCTCTTCGACGAGGAGTCGGCGACGGCCGTCGCGGAGGCGCTGATGCCGATGGAACCCGACGGCGAGGGCTTCACCGACATGCACGAGAGCGCCATCGAGGAGATGGGCAACATCATGACCAGCGGGTTCATCGACGGCTGGGCGAACGTCCTCCAGACGTCCATCGACCACACGCCGCCCCGCGTCGTCCACGACATGGGTCGGGCGATCATCGACCCGCTGGCGGCCCAGGTCGGCCAGCACCAGGAACACGCGTTCATCATCGAGTCCCGCATGCAGACCGAGGATCTGGAGTTCGGCTGTGAGATTCACGCCCTCCCCGACGACGCGGAGCTGCGTCAGGCGCTCGCGGAACTGGACGTCGAGCGGAGTGAGGAGACCGAACCCGACGTGGAACGGATCTTCGAATGA
- a CDS encoding chemotaxis protein CheD, whose amino-acid sequence MKVYDSTTRTASSPEQERLKVGIAEYEVTTEDATLTTSGLGSCLGVALYDPEAGVAGLVHVMLPSADGVEDPNVAKYADTGIETLLLEMERVGADRDRVRAKVAGGSDMLDFSENGSGIGVRNMQQVEATLEEFGVPLVSQDVGGDHGRSLRLDGASGDLTVKSANDGRKTL is encoded by the coding sequence ATGAAAGTATACGACAGTACCACGAGGACGGCGAGCAGTCCCGAACAGGAACGGCTCAAGGTCGGTATCGCCGAGTACGAGGTGACGACCGAGGACGCGACGCTGACGACCAGCGGCCTCGGGTCCTGTCTCGGCGTCGCGCTGTACGACCCCGAGGCCGGCGTCGCCGGACTCGTCCACGTGATGCTCCCCTCCGCCGACGGCGTCGAGGACCCAAACGTCGCCAAGTACGCCGACACCGGAATCGAGACGCTGCTCCTGGAGATGGAGCGCGTCGGCGCGGATCGGGACCGCGTCCGCGCGAAAGTCGCCGGCGGGAGCGACATGCTCGACTTCTCGGAGAACGGGTCGGGCATCGGCGTCCGGAACATGCAGCAGGTCGAGGCGACGCTCGAGGAGTTCGGCGTCCCCCTCGTCAGCCAGGACGTCGGCGGCGACCACGGCCGCTCGCTCCGCCTCGACGGTGCCTCCGGCGACCTCACGGTCAAAAGCGCCAACGACGGCCGGAAGACGCTCTGA